One part of the Acuticoccus sediminis genome encodes these proteins:
- a CDS encoding hydantoinase/oxoprolinase family protein, giving the protein MAQVRLAIDIGGTFTDVVLDTGDGRVDTTKVLTTPKAPEDGALTGMMVVLDAAGLKPGDVDLILHGTTLATNALIERKGARTALIATEGFRDVLAIGYEDRYDQYDIGIVKPAPLIDKALRFTVPERVAVDGSVLLPLDEGAVRALVPQIKASGAEAVAVALIHAYAAPAHEERIGAILAEELPGVSVSLSSAVSPEAREYERTMTTAVNAYVQPLMAGYLGRFETRLAEEGFKAPVLLMTSGGGLTTIGTARQFPVRLVESGPAGGAILAAEVARACGEDKVLSFDMGGTTAKICLIDAGTPNTARVFEVDRQSRFTKGSGLPIRIPVIEMIEIGAGGGSIAKVDAMKRIAVGPHSAGSDPGPVAYGRGGEQPTVTDGDLTLGRLDPDDFAGGRIKLDAEASAAAITKAVGEPLGLAPRLAAFGIAEIVDENMANAARVHAVENGADVATRTLIAFGGAAPLHAGRLAQKLGIDKVIVPAHAGVGSAVGFLYAPVSFEVVRSAFVPLDGMDRDAVAQMYAEMDAVVRPVVTAAVAESEVKPTRTAYLRYMGQGHEVPVEVPEDFDPAKLKAAFETAYTALFGRTIANAAIEAMSWSLALAAPANAERMTERASGRTEPTTRTLFDPDSEATVEVSAYPRAALTDGTEITGPALVTEAATTTVVPKGYSAALNADGHLILTRQPVAQEIAA; this is encoded by the coding sequence ATGGCTCAGGTTCGGCTAGCAATTGATATCGGCGGTACGTTCACCGACGTCGTGCTCGACACGGGGGACGGGCGGGTCGACACCACGAAGGTGTTGACGACGCCCAAGGCACCGGAGGACGGCGCCCTCACCGGGATGATGGTGGTGCTGGACGCCGCCGGGCTGAAGCCGGGCGACGTCGACCTGATCCTGCACGGCACGACGCTCGCGACCAACGCGCTGATCGAGCGCAAGGGCGCAAGGACCGCGCTGATCGCCACGGAAGGCTTCCGCGACGTCCTCGCCATCGGCTACGAGGACCGCTACGACCAGTACGACATCGGGATCGTCAAGCCGGCCCCGCTCATTGACAAGGCGCTGCGCTTCACCGTGCCGGAGCGCGTGGCGGTCGACGGCTCGGTCCTCCTGCCGCTCGACGAGGGGGCGGTCCGCGCCCTGGTGCCGCAGATCAAGGCATCCGGCGCCGAGGCCGTCGCGGTGGCGCTGATCCACGCCTACGCGGCGCCGGCGCACGAGGAGCGCATCGGCGCGATCCTCGCCGAGGAGCTGCCGGGCGTGTCGGTCAGCCTGTCGAGCGCGGTCTCGCCTGAGGCGCGCGAGTACGAGCGCACGATGACGACCGCGGTGAACGCCTACGTTCAGCCCCTGATGGCCGGCTACCTCGGCCGGTTCGAGACACGCCTCGCCGAGGAGGGCTTCAAGGCGCCGGTGCTGCTGATGACGTCGGGCGGCGGCCTGACCACCATCGGGACCGCGCGGCAGTTCCCGGTGCGCCTCGTCGAATCCGGCCCGGCGGGCGGCGCCATCCTGGCCGCCGAAGTCGCGCGGGCCTGCGGCGAGGACAAGGTGCTGTCGTTCGACATGGGCGGCACGACGGCGAAGATCTGCCTCATCGACGCCGGCACGCCGAACACGGCGCGCGTCTTCGAGGTGGACCGGCAGTCGCGCTTCACCAAGGGCTCGGGCCTGCCGATCCGCATTCCCGTGATCGAGATGATCGAGATCGGCGCGGGCGGCGGCTCCATCGCCAAGGTGGACGCGATGAAGCGCATCGCGGTGGGTCCGCATTCCGCCGGCTCCGATCCCGGCCCGGTGGCCTACGGCCGCGGCGGCGAGCAGCCGACGGTGACGGACGGCGACCTGACGCTCGGCCGCCTCGATCCGGACGACTTCGCCGGCGGGCGCATCAAGCTCGACGCCGAGGCGAGCGCCGCGGCCATCACCAAAGCCGTCGGCGAGCCGCTCGGCCTCGCGCCGCGCCTCGCCGCCTTCGGCATCGCCGAGATCGTCGACGAGAACATGGCGAACGCCGCCCGCGTCCACGCGGTCGAGAACGGGGCGGACGTCGCGACCCGCACGCTGATCGCCTTCGGCGGCGCCGCGCCGCTCCACGCCGGCCGCCTCGCCCAGAAGCTCGGCATCGACAAGGTGATCGTGCCGGCGCACGCGGGCGTCGGCTCGGCGGTCGGCTTCCTCTACGCGCCGGTCTCCTTCGAGGTGGTACGCAGCGCCTTCGTCCCGCTCGACGGCATGGACCGCGACGCGGTCGCGCAGATGTACGCCGAGATGGACGCGGTCGTGCGCCCGGTCGTGACGGCGGCGGTCGCCGAGAGCGAGGTGAAGCCCACCCGCACGGCGTACCTGCGCTACATGGGCCAGGGTCACGAGGTCCCCGTGGAGGTGCCGGAGGACTTCGACCCGGCCAAGCTGAAGGCCGCGTTCGAGACTGCCTATACCGCCCTCTTCGGCCGCACCATCGCCAACGCCGCCATCGAGGCGATGAGCTGGTCGCTGGCGCTGGCCGCCCCGGCGAACGCCGAGCGGATGACCGAGCGGGCGAGCGGCAGGACCGAGCCGACCACCCGCACGCTGTTCGACCCGGACAGCGAGGCGACGGTGGAAGTCTCCGCCTACCCGCGCGCCGCCCTGACCGACGGCACCGAGATCACCGGCCCCGCCCTCGTCACCGAGGCCGCCACAACGACCGTGGTCCCGAAGGGCTACTCCGCCGCGCTCAACGCGGACGGCCACCTCATCCTCACCCGCCAACCCGTCGCTCAGGAGATCGCCGCGTGA
- a CDS encoding CaiB/BaiF CoA transferase family protein: MSGALEGLTVIDLTQMLSGPFASMLLADQGARVIKIEPPGGETTRRVGPFMDGQTRMEEGGYGGYFASINRNKESIVIDLKSPRGIALFKRIAAQSDVIIENFRAGVMERLGAGYAALREENPRLVVAALRGFGDPASGESPYSNWPAYDPVAQAMGGIMGITGPVPGGAPTKIGPGVGDLIPALFTAFGIVSAVLRARATGEGQFVDVAMVDGVLAVCERLVYQHSATGDVPGPEGDGHPLLCPFGLFRAKDGYVSLGIPKDEFWGPFVTVIGRPELAADPRYALNPDRVARRHEVNAIVTEYTSARTKAELTEIFGGRIPFGPVLRADEIFANPHFAARGMLPEVEVPGAARPLTVAGTPVKMSATPGGVRRRAPLTGEDTDRILADFGVGADERASLKADGVVA; this comes from the coding sequence ATGAGCGGCGCACTTGAAGGCCTGACGGTGATCGACCTCACCCAGATGCTGTCCGGCCCCTTCGCCTCCATGCTCCTCGCCGACCAGGGCGCCCGCGTCATCAAGATCGAGCCGCCCGGCGGCGAGACCACCCGCCGCGTGGGACCGTTCATGGACGGGCAGACCCGCATGGAGGAGGGCGGCTACGGCGGCTACTTCGCCTCGATCAACCGCAACAAGGAATCGATCGTCATCGACCTGAAGTCGCCGCGGGGGATCGCGCTCTTCAAGCGCATCGCGGCGCAGTCGGACGTCATCATCGAGAATTTCCGTGCCGGGGTGATGGAGCGGCTGGGCGCCGGCTACGCGGCCCTGCGCGAGGAGAACCCCCGCCTGGTGGTCGCGGCGCTGCGCGGCTTCGGCGATCCGGCGAGCGGGGAGAGCCCGTATTCGAACTGGCCCGCCTACGACCCCGTCGCCCAGGCGATGGGCGGGATTATGGGCATCACCGGTCCCGTCCCCGGCGGCGCGCCGACCAAGATCGGGCCGGGCGTCGGCGACCTCATCCCGGCGCTGTTCACCGCGTTCGGGATCGTCTCGGCGGTGCTGCGGGCGCGGGCGACGGGGGAGGGCCAGTTCGTCGACGTCGCCATGGTCGACGGCGTCCTCGCGGTGTGCGAGCGGCTCGTCTACCAGCATTCCGCGACCGGCGACGTGCCTGGCCCTGAGGGCGACGGCCACCCGCTGCTGTGCCCCTTCGGGCTCTTCAGGGCGAAGGACGGCTACGTCAGCCTCGGCATTCCGAAGGACGAGTTCTGGGGTCCGTTCGTGACCGTGATCGGCCGGCCGGAGCTCGCCGCCGATCCGCGCTACGCCCTCAACCCGGACCGCGTCGCCCGCCGCCACGAGGTGAACGCGATCGTCACCGAGTACACCTCGGCGCGCACGAAGGCGGAGCTGACGGAGATCTTCGGCGGCAGGATCCCGTTCGGGCCGGTGCTGCGCGCCGACGAGATCTTCGCCAATCCCCATTTCGCCGCCCGCGGCATGCTCCCCGAGGTCGAGGTTCCCGGCGCGGCGCGCCCCCTCACGGTGGCGGGAACGCCGGTCAAGATGTCGGCCACCCCCGGCGGCGTGCGCCGGCGCGCGCCGCTCACCGGCGAGGACACCGACCGGATCCTCGCCGACTTCGGCGTCGGTGCGGACGAGCGCGCGTCGCTGAAGGCGGACGGCGTCGTCGCCTGA